In Microvirga terrae, a single window of DNA contains:
- a CDS encoding cysteine dioxygenase: protein MMNTFASHDMPSLFEQLSKVGQTSSEAYLENAHGVLQRIVSMPDLIDGISIEPKTGAYTRTLLFGDRHISVWAMRWGPGSRTAIHDHHCSCCFGMVSGTLVERRYSAIDERRATLSQELVRPSGFVACFLPSGPNVHQMSNDYSDEAISLHIYGFDHRMHASSVHREYEAVELSV, encoded by the coding sequence ATGATGAACACTTTCGCAAGTCACGATATGCCTTCATTATTTGAGCAGTTAAGTAAGGTCGGTCAAACTTCCTCAGAAGCGTATTTGGAGAATGCCCATGGTGTATTGCAGCGGATCGTTTCAATGCCTGACCTGATTGACGGGATTTCTATAGAGCCGAAGACAGGCGCCTATACCAGAACGCTCTTATTTGGAGACAGGCATATAAGCGTTTGGGCTATGCGCTGGGGACCGGGAAGCAGAACGGCGATCCATGACCATCACTGCTCCTGCTGTTTCGGGATGGTTTCGGGAACCCTTGTCGAACGACGCTACTCTGCCATTGACGAGCGACGCGCTACTTTGTCACAAGAATTGGTTCGGCCCTCAGGGTTTGTGGCGTGCTTTCTACCCTCAGGGCCAAACGTTCATCAAATGAGCAATGATTATTCAGATGAGGCGATCTCGTTACACATTTATGGCTTTGATCATCGGATGCATGCGTCTTCTGTCCATCGTGAATACGAGGCCGTCGAACTTAGCGTTTAA
- a CDS encoding cupin domain-containing protein, translating to MIDPASLIKTLQLQPHPEGGWYRETWRAEAREGTRGSASAIYFLLEKGQSSHWHRVDAQEMWLWHAGHAISLSTAPADTGPVSSIRLGPGLLDGQMLQYLIQAGDWQAAQADTGWALMTCVVSPAFTFEGFSLAPEGWAPASNNHCQILSTGSL from the coding sequence ATGATTGATCCTGCAAGTCTGATTAAAACCCTGCAACTGCAGCCCCATCCAGAAGGCGGGTGGTATCGAGAGACGTGGCGAGCAGAGGCCCGCGAAGGGACGCGGGGATCGGCCTCCGCTATCTACTTTCTCCTGGAGAAGGGGCAATCGTCGCACTGGCATCGAGTCGACGCGCAGGAGATGTGGCTTTGGCATGCGGGTCATGCCATTTCCCTCAGTACGGCGCCTGCAGATACCGGGCCAGTCTCCAGTATCAGGCTTGGTCCCGGTTTGCTCGACGGGCAAATGCTACAGTACCTTATTCAGGCAGGTGACTGGCAGGCAGCGCAAGCAGATACTGGGTGGGCGCTCATGACCTGCGTTGTGTCCCCCGCCTTCACGTTTGAAGGCTTCTCACTTGCTCCCGAAGGGTGGGCGCCTGCATCGAACAATCACTGCCAGATCCTCAGTACGGGCTCACTATAG